ATAAATAACACCGGCAAAGAGAGATCAGCGCCGTTACGTCATATGAAATGGTTACTGATTATTTCGGGGCTCGCATTTACAGCCCTGGATTCGACAGACACATTTTCACAGGAATTGATCAACGGAATGAATAGTCAACCGACAGCGGAAGCGATTAGTAAGGGTAAGGAGCTCTACGATGTTACATGTGCTTATTGCCATGGACTGGATGGAAAAGGAGACGGTCCTGCGGCCGATTTCCTTATTCCCGCGCCGAGGGATTTCAGCGAGGGAGTATATAAGTTCCGCCGGACTCTCAGCGGAATTGTCCCGTCCGATTGGGACCTGTACGAGAGCATCACAAAAGGGATTCACGGTACGTCCATGATCAGGTGGAAAGATTTGCCCGAGGAGCAGCGATGGTGGTTGGTGCATTATATCAAGACGTTTTCGGATAAATTCCTTGAGGAAAAGAATCCTCCGGTCATAAGTGTGAGTGAGCCTCCCCGGGTAACGAGAGAAAGCATAATGCGCGGGAGGCAGTTCTATATCGATGCCGAGTGCTGGAAGTGCCACGGTGAATCGGGAAGGGGTGACGGCCCTTCTGCGGACGAGCTCAAAGATAAGGACGGGAATATCTCGATACCCCGTGATCTCACTATCGGAAAAAACTATGGGAGAGGCTCTTCTCAGGAGGCTATCTATATCACACTCATAAGCGGCCTTGACGGAACCCCTATGCCCTCTTATCAGGATGCTTTTGAGGACATGGATGAGGAGCTCTGGAACTTAGTGAACTATATTTACTCGCTCAGCAACGATTGA
This genomic stretch from Candidatus Neomarinimicrobiota bacterium harbors:
- a CDS encoding cytochrome c, translating into MFRKINNTGKERSAPLRHMKWLLIISGLAFTALDSTDTFSQELINGMNSQPTAEAISKGKELYDVTCAYCHGLDGKGDGPAADFLIPAPRDFSEGVYKFRRTLSGIVPSDWDLYESITKGIHGTSMIRWKDLPEEQRWWLVHYIKTFSDKFLEEKNPPVISVSEPPRVTRESIMRGRQFYIDAECWKCHGESGRGDGPSADELKDKDGNISIPRDLTIGKNYGRGSSQEAIYITLISGLDGTPMPSYQDAFEDMDEELWNLVNYIYSLSND